One window of the Synechococcus sp. CC9311 genome contains the following:
- a CDS encoding Bax inhibitor-1 family protein → MPASSNFQEAIREAQSSALVGPNVVNKALPYVGGGMVLTAAGVLGGISTLASLGGQTFQTLSFVAIIPWFILFFVAQNAAKKGNNGTALPLLATFSLLTGFTLTGLVLQAVAVAGAASIGIATLATGLTFAIASVVGRRMSDSVGQALSGVVGLGLIGLIIAMVVQLIGSFFAPGVFAVGTFELMIAGFGTVLFVGMAFVDFYTMPRTYRDDQYLAGALGMYLTYINLFIFILRLIIALQGGGRRD, encoded by the coding sequence ATGCCAGCCAGCAGTAATTTTCAAGAGGCCATCCGGGAGGCACAATCAAGTGCTCTTGTGGGCCCCAATGTTGTCAATAAAGCACTGCCCTATGTGGGCGGTGGCATGGTGCTCACTGCCGCAGGTGTTCTAGGAGGTATCTCTACCCTGGCCTCCCTGGGGGGACAGACGTTCCAAACTCTGTCGTTCGTTGCGATAATCCCTTGGTTCATTCTGTTTTTTGTCGCTCAAAACGCGGCCAAAAAAGGTAATAACGGCACGGCTCTCCCCCTTCTTGCCACCTTCAGTTTGCTCACGGGGTTTACCCTCACAGGCTTAGTTCTTCAAGCCGTCGCTGTGGCTGGTGCCGCTTCGATTGGCATTGCCACGCTCGCGACCGGCCTCACCTTTGCGATCGCCTCCGTGGTTGGCAGAAGGATGAGCGATAGCGTTGGACAGGCTTTATCGGGTGTGGTGGGGCTTGGCCTCATCGGTCTGATTATTGCCATGGTGGTGCAATTAATCGGCAGCTTCTTCGCTCCAGGTGTCTTTGCTGTAGGCACGTTTGAATTGATGATTGCCGGTTTCGGCACGGTGTTGTTTGTAGGCATGGCCTTCGTGGACTTTTACACGATGCCCCGTACCTACCGCGATGATCAATATCTCGCAGGTGCGTTGGGAATGTATCTCACCTATATCAATCTGTTCATCTTCATTTTGCGCCTGATCATTGCGCTTCAGGGTGGTGGTCGTCGCGACTGA
- a CDS encoding sugar porter family MFS transporter: MPKKSAELMGNEQGNRRVQFILRIAISAALGGFLFGYDTAVINGAVSAIQSTFNASAVNLGLAVSSALLGSAAGALGAGWLADGIGRRRSMWLAAILFVVSALGSALAPHLIDLVIWRVIGGVAVGFASVLAPAYIAEISPSEMRGRTGSLLQLAIVLGIFIALLSDYLLVLSTPDQTSLSALGPMAAWRWMLMSELVPAVIYGAMVLRIPESPRYLVQKGRIEQARLVICQTLGEPTQPVIDRIQFSLGNHKGSSIADLFSRRSLLLPIVWTGILLAIFQQFVGINVIFYYSSSLWESVGFSTTDSLVITVVTSVTNVVTTILAILTIDRLGRRPLLLIGSVVITISLGLMSWAFAGAPIVNGAPVLAGASSWVALMSANVFVFAFGFSWGPVMWVLLGEMFNNRIRALALGLSATVNWLANFVISTTFPVFLETSGPSFAYALYATAAAISFFFVLFMVRETKGLELEDMV, encoded by the coding sequence ATGCCCAAGAAGAGTGCAGAGCTAATGGGGAATGAACAGGGGAATCGACGGGTTCAATTCATTCTGCGAATAGCAATTTCCGCCGCCTTAGGCGGTTTTCTATTTGGTTATGACACGGCCGTCATCAATGGGGCTGTGTCTGCTATTCAATCCACATTCAATGCGTCTGCAGTGAATCTCGGACTTGCGGTGTCATCAGCACTGTTGGGGTCTGCAGCTGGTGCCTTGGGCGCTGGTTGGCTTGCTGATGGGATTGGACGTCGCCGAAGCATGTGGCTTGCGGCGATTTTGTTTGTTGTGAGTGCACTGGGCTCTGCATTGGCGCCCCACTTGATTGATCTGGTGATCTGGCGCGTGATTGGGGGTGTGGCGGTGGGTTTTGCCAGTGTGCTTGCGCCTGCCTATATCGCAGAAATCTCACCATCGGAGATGCGTGGCCGCACGGGGTCTTTGCTGCAATTGGCCATTGTTCTGGGGATTTTTATTGCGCTTTTAAGTGACTATTTATTGGTTCTTTCCACCCCAGATCAAACCTCCTTGTCGGCTTTGGGGCCGATGGCGGCATGGAGATGGATGTTGATGTCTGAGCTGGTTCCTGCTGTGATTTATGGAGCGATGGTGTTGCGAATACCAGAAAGTCCTCGTTATCTGGTTCAAAAAGGTCGGATTGAGCAGGCTCGTCTTGTGATCTGCCAAACCCTTGGCGAGCCGACGCAACCGGTGATTGATCGGATTCAATTCAGTCTTGGCAACCATAAAGGGAGCTCAATTGCTGACCTTTTTTCAAGGCGATCATTGCTTTTGCCTATTGTTTGGACAGGGATATTGCTAGCGATATTTCAGCAGTTTGTGGGTATTAATGTCATCTTTTATTATTCAAGCTCATTATGGGAGTCCGTTGGTTTCAGTACTACGGACAGCTTGGTTATTACTGTTGTTACTTCGGTCACGAATGTTGTAACGACAATCCTGGCGATCCTTACGATTGATCGATTGGGGCGGCGTCCTTTGCTGCTGATCGGTTCTGTTGTGATCACGATCAGTTTGGGGCTAATGAGTTGGGCCTTTGCCGGAGCTCCCATCGTGAATGGAGCACCTGTGCTTGCAGGTGCTTCCTCATGGGTGGCCTTGATGTCAGCCAACGTTTTTGTATTTGCTTTTGGCTTCTCTTGGGGACCGGTGATGTGGGTTCTGTTGGGAGAGATGTTCAATAACCGCATTCGTGCCCTCGCCTTGGGGTTGTCTGCCACCGTGAATTGGCTTGCTAATTTTGTGATCTCAACCACGTTCCCTGTCTTCCTTGAGACCTCAGGACCGTCCTTTGCCTATGCCCTTTATGCCACGGCTGCTGCGATTTCATTTTTCTTTGTTCTATTCATGGTCCGGGAAACCAAGGGGCTAGAACTTGAGGATATGGTCTGA
- the budA gene encoding acetolactate decarboxylase has protein sequence MKLPTGHWQALLRHCQQSGETRGAVVRKALADYLDLDHHTLWQLSTSTAVVEGVFGGALQVKDLIDHGDFGLGTFEQLDGEGILLDGVCWQARADGSLIKAPPDEAIPFWVATHFQAERQMSVIDIGSVEDLGARIDPFRPGANLFVAIQIKGVFEQVEMRTVSRVPEGVGLLEASSKQAMVCIEKVSGTLVGFWSPAHTTSLNIPGYHFHFLSDDHSSGGHVLDLKADSLEIELDFQSNLRLALPETKQFIEADLSHDISEQLHRAETKPQD, from the coding sequence GTGAAGCTGCCAACGGGACATTGGCAGGCCTTACTGCGTCATTGCCAGCAAAGCGGTGAGACACGTGGCGCCGTGGTGCGCAAAGCATTGGCGGATTACCTCGACCTCGACCATCACACCCTTTGGCAGCTCTCCACCTCCACCGCCGTAGTGGAAGGGGTTTTTGGTGGTGCTCTTCAGGTGAAAGACCTGATCGACCATGGCGACTTTGGTCTTGGCACCTTTGAACAACTTGATGGTGAAGGGATTCTTCTTGATGGGGTCTGTTGGCAGGCGAGGGCAGATGGCAGCCTGATCAAGGCGCCGCCTGATGAGGCCATTCCTTTTTGGGTTGCCACCCATTTCCAGGCTGAACGTCAGATGAGCGTGATTGACATAGGCAGCGTTGAGGATCTTGGCGCGCGAATCGACCCGTTTCGGCCCGGAGCCAACTTGTTCGTGGCGATCCAAATCAAAGGGGTGTTTGAACAGGTGGAGATGCGAACGGTGTCGAGGGTGCCCGAGGGTGTGGGCTTGCTAGAGGCTTCCAGCAAGCAAGCCATGGTTTGCATCGAGAAGGTGTCTGGAACCTTGGTGGGGTTTTGGAGCCCTGCGCACACCACCAGCTTGAACATCCCTGGTTATCACTTTCACTTTCTTTCGGACGATCACAGCAGCGGAGGTCATGTCCTGGATCTCAAAGCGGATTCTTTGGAGATTGAACTGGACTTTCAATCGAATCTCAGGCTGGCTCTTCCAGAAACCAAGCAGTTTATTGAGGCTGATCTATCCCATGACATCAGCGAGCAACTCCATAGGGCGGAAACCAAACCCCAGGACTGA
- the era gene encoding GTPase Era, whose amino-acid sequence MVESLSGSFTSDKSKEFRSGFVALIGRPNVGKSTLVNQLIGDKIAITSPVAQTTRNRLRAILTTDEAQLILVDTPGIHKPHHLLGERLVRTARSAIGEVDQVLLLLEGCEAPGRGDAFIVQLLRQQSLPVQVLLNKWDLVPLEQKDAADAAYRELLSETDWPVHRCSALSGDGCPELVKAISSLMPEGPQLYPSDMVSDQPERLLMGELIREQVLLNTREEVPHSVAVSIDRIEEIPAKGKGNGRTAVLATVLVERKSQKGILIGKGGAMLKTIGQGARLQMQTLIDGPVYLELFVKVVPDWRSKPARLAELGYVGD is encoded by the coding sequence ATGGTTGAGTCTCTTTCTGGTTCGTTCACCAGCGATAAATCCAAGGAATTTCGCTCTGGGTTTGTTGCGCTGATCGGCCGCCCCAATGTGGGGAAATCCACGCTAGTGAATCAGCTTATCGGTGACAAGATTGCGATCACTTCGCCTGTGGCCCAAACCACCCGCAATCGGCTGCGCGCGATCCTCACCACCGATGAAGCCCAGCTGATCCTGGTGGATACGCCCGGCATTCATAAACCCCATCACTTGTTGGGTGAGCGGCTGGTGCGTACTGCTCGATCAGCGATTGGGGAGGTGGATCAAGTGCTGCTTTTGCTGGAGGGATGCGAGGCCCCAGGACGGGGTGATGCCTTCATCGTGCAATTGCTGCGACAGCAATCCTTGCCGGTGCAGGTGCTGCTCAACAAGTGGGATCTGGTTCCTTTGGAGCAGAAGGATGCGGCCGATGCGGCCTACCGAGAGCTGCTCAGTGAGACCGATTGGCCGGTTCATCGCTGTAGTGCCCTGAGCGGTGATGGTTGCCCTGAGTTAGTGAAGGCGATTAGTTCTTTGATGCCCGAGGGCCCTCAGCTGTATCCATCGGACATGGTGAGCGATCAGCCCGAACGCTTGCTGATGGGAGAACTCATCCGTGAACAGGTGTTGCTCAATACGCGCGAAGAGGTGCCCCACAGCGTTGCGGTGAGCATTGATCGCATTGAGGAGATACCCGCGAAGGGCAAGGGCAATGGGCGTACGGCCGTGTTGGCCACGGTGTTGGTGGAGCGCAAAAGCCAGAAGGGGATTTTGATTGGCAAAGGCGGGGCCATGCTCAAAACGATTGGTCAGGGCGCGCGTCTGCAGATGCAGACCTTGATCGATGGTCCGGTGTATCTCGAACTGTTCGTGAAGGTGGTTCCCGATTGGCGAAGTAAGCCGGCCAGGCTCGCGGAGTTGGGGTACGTGGGTGATTAA
- a CDS encoding phycobiliprotein lyase produces MQDMSDQTPFPPSDLDGFLALCVGRWMSLRSRFLIHASEQEWHSSERGEVEVSASVVAGVPCLDVTPAEGGKSTLAFQADGCVAIHASGKEHSGRWQLLPDAILEIQLTANNGDQVLERIWFTKPNLRLRSTTAVGGDGKPKQGSFCSEIRRVSRPQS; encoded by the coding sequence ATGCAAGACATGAGCGATCAAACTCCGTTCCCACCGTCAGATCTCGACGGTTTTCTTGCCCTCTGCGTGGGCCGTTGGATGAGCTTGCGAAGCCGCTTCCTGATCCATGCATCAGAGCAGGAATGGCATAGCAGTGAGCGGGGCGAGGTTGAGGTGTCGGCTTCCGTTGTTGCTGGTGTGCCCTGTTTGGACGTGACTCCCGCGGAGGGTGGTAAGAGCACCCTGGCGTTTCAAGCTGATGGCTGTGTCGCGATCCATGCATCCGGCAAGGAGCACAGCGGGCGTTGGCAGCTGCTTCCTGATGCCATCCTTGAGATTCAATTGACAGCCAATAACGGCGACCAGGTGCTGGAACGTATTTGGTTCACCAAACCCAACCTGCGTCTACGCAGCACTACGGCGGTTGGTGGCGATGGAAAGCCCAAGCAGGGCAGTTTCTGCTCGGAGATCCGACGCGTTAGTCGTCCGCAGAGCTGA
- the trmD gene encoding tRNA (guanosine(37)-N1)-methyltransferase TrmD, whose translation MAPYRLDVISLAPQAFAPLPEVGVIGRAFGAKIAELHLHNPRDHAIDRHRKVDDVPYGGGAGMVLKPEPVFAAFESVPVCSRRRVLLMSPQGQPLRQVDLQRWSQDYDQLVFLCGHYEGFDERIRSLADEEVSMGDFVLTGGELPAMTIINGVVRLLPGTVGTPESLVEESHSDLLLEHSHYTRPADFRGMTVPDVLRSGDHGAVALWRQQQREQRTQERRPDLWNRWQQIQNPTPPAP comes from the coding sequence ATGGCTCCCTATCGCCTCGATGTGATCAGCTTGGCGCCGCAGGCCTTTGCGCCATTGCCTGAGGTTGGGGTGATCGGTCGTGCCTTTGGGGCCAAGATTGCTGAGTTGCACCTCCACAACCCTCGCGATCACGCCATCGACCGTCATCGCAAGGTGGACGATGTGCCCTACGGGGGCGGGGCTGGCATGGTGCTCAAGCCGGAACCGGTATTTGCCGCTTTTGAGTCGGTACCGGTTTGCTCACGGCGGCGTGTGCTGTTGATGTCGCCGCAAGGACAACCCCTGCGGCAGGTTGACTTACAACGCTGGTCGCAGGATTACGACCAGTTGGTGTTTTTGTGCGGGCATTACGAAGGCTTTGATGAACGCATCCGCTCCTTGGCTGATGAGGAGGTGTCCATGGGGGACTTCGTGCTCACTGGCGGTGAACTTCCGGCCATGACGATCATCAATGGAGTCGTGCGGTTGTTGCCGGGCACGGTGGGCACGCCGGAATCCTTAGTGGAAGAAAGTCATAGCGATCTGTTGCTTGAGCATTCGCATTACACCCGCCCGGCGGATTTCCGTGGCATGACAGTTCCCGATGTACTGCGAAGCGGGGATCATGGCGCCGTAGCTCTTTGGCGTCAGCAGCAGCGTGAGCAGCGCACCCAGGAGCGTCGGCCAGATTTATGGAACCGTTGGCAGCAGATCCAAAATCCAACCCCCCCCGCTCCCTAG
- the ispF gene encoding 2-C-methyl-D-erythritol 2,4-cyclodiphosphate synthase has translation MTSSVPSLRIGNGYDVHRLVPDRPLILGGQLLEHPAGLGLDGHSDADVLVHAIMDALLGALSLGDIGKYFPPSDPQWKGADSLVLLEQVVALVKARGWGVVNVDAVLIAERPKLKPHIEAMRSAIALRIGVAPDQVGVKATTNEQLGPEGREEGISCQAVALLQAL, from the coding sequence ATGACCTCTTCGGTTCCGTCCCTTCGAATCGGCAACGGCTATGACGTCCACCGGTTAGTACCGGACAGGCCACTGATTCTTGGTGGTCAGCTGTTGGAGCATCCAGCAGGACTAGGTCTCGATGGTCACAGCGATGCTGATGTGTTGGTGCACGCGATCATGGACGCTCTCTTGGGGGCGTTGTCTCTTGGTGACATCGGCAAATATTTCCCCCCCAGTGATCCGCAATGGAAAGGAGCCGACAGTCTTGTGCTGTTAGAGCAGGTCGTGGCTTTGGTAAAGGCACGCGGCTGGGGCGTGGTCAATGTGGATGCGGTGTTGATCGCTGAGCGGCCCAAGCTCAAGCCCCACATTGAGGCGATGCGATCGGCCATCGCCCTCAGGATTGGTGTTGCTCCAGATCAAGTGGGTGTCAAAGCCACCACCAATGAACAGTTGGGCCCTGAAGGTCGGGAAGAGGGGATCTCATGTCAGGCCGTCGCCCTTTTGCAGGCACTTTGA
- a CDS encoding TIGR03792 family protein, translating to MIRVATLISVALVLMVQSADVRFAAFADPDGGYDVAVIEHLRISVPAQGREAWLEAERGSWEPWLAQQSGFLGRDLLWDPETEEGTLLIRWSSRQAWKAIPSEQVEEVQARFEQLARNAMALPQVMDNPFPLVFEGELLPP from the coding sequence ATGATTAGGGTCGCCACCCTGATCAGTGTTGCTTTGGTGCTGATGGTTCAATCAGCCGATGTTCGTTTCGCTGCGTTTGCAGATCCAGACGGTGGATACGACGTTGCTGTGATTGAGCATCTACGCATCTCGGTGCCCGCGCAAGGACGGGAGGCGTGGCTGGAAGCGGAACGAGGTAGCTGGGAGCCTTGGTTGGCTCAACAATCTGGATTTCTGGGTCGCGATCTGCTTTGGGACCCCGAAACAGAAGAGGGCACACTTTTGATTCGGTGGTCGAGTCGACAGGCTTGGAAAGCGATCCCCAGTGAACAGGTGGAAGAGGTTCAGGCCCGCTTTGAGCAGCTCGCTCGTAACGCCATGGCGCTTCCTCAGGTGATGGACAATCCGTTCCCGCTCGTCTTTGAAGGAGAGCTTTTGCCCCCATGA
- the larB gene encoding nickel pincer cofactor biosynthesis protein LarB, with the protein MSSDDIRLDWQRNDRLGISEAIWGLHKSVDQIVAILEAFAVRDQPALVTRVDETKAQAVLQRCNTELVRFEARARCLTSGAPPTLRPELGTVTVLSGGTSDLPVAAEAQLALHWHGIDAGLLLDVGVAGLHRLLDQLPKLQQSSVLIACAGMEGALPTVLAGLLPQPVIGVPVSVGYGVSAGGRAALDGMLASCAPGLAVVNIDNGYGAAMAALRILQRRT; encoded by the coding sequence ATGAGTAGCGACGACATCCGTCTCGACTGGCAGCGGAACGATCGTCTCGGCATCAGCGAAGCGATCTGGGGTCTGCATAAATCGGTGGATCAGATCGTGGCCATTCTTGAAGCCTTTGCGGTCAGGGATCAGCCAGCTCTTGTTACGCGTGTGGATGAGACGAAGGCTCAGGCCGTTCTCCAGCGCTGCAATACCGAGCTTGTGCGTTTTGAGGCCCGGGCCCGATGTTTAACGTCGGGAGCCCCGCCGACATTGCGACCGGAGCTTGGGACGGTGACGGTGCTCAGTGGCGGCACTAGCGATCTCCCCGTAGCTGCAGAAGCGCAACTGGCCCTGCATTGGCACGGCATTGATGCAGGCCTGCTGCTGGATGTGGGGGTTGCCGGGTTGCATCGACTCTTGGATCAATTACCGAAACTTCAGCAGTCGTCGGTTCTGATTGCTTGCGCGGGCATGGAAGGAGCCCTGCCAACTGTGCTCGCTGGTCTGTTGCCCCAACCGGTGATCGGAGTGCCGGTGTCGGTGGGTTATGGCGTTAGTGCTGGTGGACGGGCGGCACTTGATGGAATGCTTGCGAGCTGTGCTCCAGGCCTGGCTGTGGTCAATATTGATAACGGTTACGGAGCAGCCATGGCTGCCTTGCGAATTCTGCAACGACGCACCTGA
- a CDS encoding DUF1517 domain-containing protein, whose product MASSKLRPQAAQIRRWLSGLLVPALVVALLVISPQPSEAARGGRIGGGSFRAPSMPRSGGYGRSYGGGGYGRGYGRGGGMGFPFIIPIFGFGGGGLFGFLVLAAIVGVLVNAVRNGSGGGSPAIGGGYPAPRELSTGPVSMLQMQIGLLASAKSLQTDLRQLAASADTSSSSGLQRVLQETTLALLRQPELWVYANVESGSVPFNASESTFNRLSMTERSKLRAEITTNVGGVRNNNEAESSSSGEADATNEFIVVTVLVASRQSVKLKQVNSGEDLRETLRILGSTSSSDLMALEVIWQPDGSGDVLSADELVMAYPNLQHL is encoded by the coding sequence TTGGCCTCCTCCAAACTCCGCCCCCAGGCTGCTCAAATCAGACGCTGGCTCTCGGGATTGCTGGTGCCAGCCCTTGTTGTTGCCCTCCTGGTAATTAGCCCCCAACCCAGTGAAGCCGCTCGCGGCGGTCGGATCGGGGGAGGTAGCTTCCGCGCCCCGTCCATGCCAAGAAGCGGGGGATATGGACGTAGTTACGGAGGTGGTGGATACGGACGGGGATATGGACGCGGAGGCGGAATGGGCTTTCCGTTCATCATCCCGATCTTTGGATTTGGCGGAGGCGGCCTGTTTGGCTTTTTAGTGCTCGCGGCAATCGTGGGTGTGTTAGTCAATGCCGTGCGTAATGGCAGTGGTGGCGGATCCCCTGCAATCGGCGGTGGTTATCCAGCCCCCAGGGAGCTGTCCACCGGACCCGTGTCGATGCTGCAGATGCAGATCGGACTGCTCGCAAGTGCCAAGTCATTGCAAACCGATTTGCGTCAGCTCGCCGCATCCGCTGACACCAGCTCATCGTCTGGTTTGCAACGGGTATTGCAGGAAACAACCCTCGCCCTACTAAGGCAGCCGGAACTTTGGGTGTACGCCAATGTTGAATCAGGAAGCGTTCCCTTCAACGCGTCTGAATCGACATTCAACCGCCTATCGATGACAGAACGCAGCAAGCTGCGCGCTGAAATCACCACCAATGTGGGCGGTGTGCGCAACAACAACGAAGCGGAATCGAGCAGCAGCGGAGAGGCGGATGCCACCAACGAATTCATCGTGGTCACAGTGCTCGTAGCTAGCCGTCAAAGCGTGAAGCTCAAGCAAGTCAACAGTGGCGAAGACCTGCGCGAAACGCTGCGGATTCTTGGCTCCACATCCTCTTCAGACCTGATGGCTCTCGAGGTTATTTGGCAACCTGATGGAAGTGGCGACGTACTCAGCGCCGATGAGCTGGTGATGGCTTATCCAAACCTCCAGCATCTCTGA
- the thiS gene encoding sulfur carrier protein ThiS, whose product MAHYTVNGERRSLDPSAARLDQVIQQLGHHPRLVVVEYNGLILTPELWEAQQVQDGDNLEIVTIVGGGS is encoded by the coding sequence ATGGCTCATTACACGGTGAACGGCGAACGGCGCAGCCTTGACCCATCAGCAGCAAGGCTGGATCAAGTGATCCAGCAACTTGGCCATCACCCACGGCTGGTTGTTGTGGAATACAACGGCTTAATCCTGACGCCAGAACTCTGGGAAGCCCAGCAGGTTCAAGACGGTGACAACCTCGAGATCGTCACCATCGTGGGCGGTGGTTCCTAG
- a CDS encoding thiamine phosphate synthase, producing the protein MELMVVEADAKLRVARLIDANLDRAREGLRVIEDWCRFGLDRDDLVLPLKDWRQRLGQQHHDRYRRARSTATDVAAGLGHPAQTSRCSAPAIIKANASRVQEALRVLEEFGRNLDPDLASTAAEIRYGLYDLEVRILEACGRQHRQERLEGAKLCLITDPDRDNNLERLLHGVEAALMAGVSLVQYRRKQGNDKQRLLEAQALKTLCSRFEALFIVNDRIDLALLVDADGVHLGQDDLPLSEARQLLGPERLLGRSTHRLEHLLEAQQAGADYLGVGPVFATKTKRDLSPAGLSWVTEASRHAAVPWFAIGGIDIETIPSVRAAGAQRVAVVSAIMSSNDPEEASRTLLQTLA; encoded by the coding sequence ATGGAGCTGATGGTTGTCGAAGCAGACGCCAAGCTGCGAGTGGCGCGGCTAATCGACGCCAACCTGGATCGAGCACGAGAAGGGCTGCGTGTCATTGAGGACTGGTGTCGCTTTGGACTGGATCGGGACGATCTCGTCTTACCACTCAAAGACTGGCGGCAGCGATTGGGGCAACAGCATCACGATCGCTACCGCCGGGCCCGTTCCACCGCAACAGACGTTGCCGCCGGTCTGGGCCATCCCGCTCAAACGAGTCGTTGCTCCGCGCCAGCGATCATCAAAGCCAATGCCAGCCGGGTGCAGGAAGCCCTGCGCGTGTTGGAGGAATTCGGGCGGAATCTCGATCCAGACCTGGCCAGCACCGCAGCTGAGATCCGCTACGGGCTCTATGACCTTGAGGTGCGGATTCTCGAAGCCTGCGGACGACAGCACAGACAGGAACGCCTCGAGGGCGCCAAGCTTTGCCTAATCACGGATCCCGATCGAGACAACAACCTGGAGCGCTTACTGCACGGGGTTGAAGCCGCTCTGATGGCCGGCGTCAGCCTGGTTCAATACCGCCGCAAACAGGGCAATGACAAACAACGCTTACTGGAAGCACAAGCCCTAAAAACACTTTGCAGTCGCTTTGAGGCACTATTCATCGTCAACGACCGCATTGATCTGGCGCTTTTGGTGGATGCCGATGGCGTGCATCTCGGCCAGGACGACCTTCCCCTCTCAGAAGCGAGACAGCTGCTCGGCCCAGAACGCTTGCTCGGACGCAGCACCCACCGCCTCGAGCACCTGCTCGAGGCCCAGCAAGCGGGCGCCGATTATTTGGGCGTTGGCCCCGTCTTCGCCACCAAGACCAAGCGCGATCTCAGCCCGGCCGGCCTGAGCTGGGTGACGGAAGCCAGTCGTCACGCGGCCGTGCCCTGGTTTGCGATCGGTGGCATCGATATTGAAACGATTCCCTCGGTTCGCGCAGCCGGCGCACAACGCGTCGCCGTCGTGAGCGCGATCATGAGTTCCAATGATCCGGAAGAAGCCAGCCGGACCCTGCTCCAAACCCTCGCTTAA